One Tripterygium wilfordii isolate XIE 37 chromosome 10, ASM1340144v1, whole genome shotgun sequence DNA segment encodes these proteins:
- the LOC120007190 gene encoding putative clathrin assembly protein At1g33340: MGVYIQRKLRQALGSVKDHASVGKAMLHSHEGKAFSDIEIAVVRATGHDNSPIDDKQMHEILFLVSNSPGSIPFLAERISCRLGKTKDHLVALKTLLLVHRLLRGGNRCFEQQLRSAHASGHLQMIARIISDPPVSFLHKYASYLEERVGWVINQAGKLEPAVSGSLEFRCYHDKSMDLVFHKLPKCQAFIHRVLDFSPVDILSCDNLAQAAMNNTLKESFQVYMTYCEGVAALVNMFFDLTMPARALACKILKRASHQSQKLDNLYEKCKQMIGNKNLEYPLVEIITMDHVVALENCSVSTPTSPRSSPTPPMLSNRLTSSSKSQQVLGMNASDVTLFSWTMETKISKVWVVFEDENDLSLTSVK, encoded by the coding sequence ATGGGGGTTTATATACAACGCAAGCTCCGACAAGCCCTGGGCTCTGTCAAGGACCATGCCTCAGTTGGCAAGGCCATGTTGCACAGCCATGAAGGAAAAGCATTCTCTGATATAGAGATTGCAGTGGTGCGTGCAACCGGTCACGATAACAGCCCCATCGATGACAAACAAATGCATGAGATCCTCTTCCTGGTCTCAAATTCTCCAGGATCCATTCCCTTTCTTGCAGAACGGATTTCTTGTCGTCTTGGCAAGACCAAAGACCACCTCGTAGCTCTCAAGACTCTTTTGCTAGTTCATCGTCTCCTACGCGGAGGCAATCGCTGCTTTGAGCAACAGCTACGTAGTGCACATGCTTCTGGCCATCTCCAAATGATCGCGAGGATTATTTCAGATCCTCCGGTATCTTTTCTACACAAGTACGCATCATATTTGGAGGAAAGGGTTGGTTGGGTGATCAATCAAGCTGGGAAGCTTGAGCCTGCTGTGTCCGGAAGCCTGGAATTCAGATGCTATCACGACAAGTCTATGGACTTGGTTTTTCATAAACTACCGAAATGTCAAGCGTTTATTCACAGAGTCTTAGATTTTTCACCAGTTGACATATTGTCTTGTGATAATCTGGCTCAGGCTGCCATGAACAACACCTTGAAAGAGAGTTTCCAAGTTTACATGACGTACTGTGAAGGAGTAGCAGCTCTTGTTAATATGTTCTTCGATTTGACAATGCCGGCTAGAGCTTTAGCATGTAAGATACTGAAGAGGGCATCCCATCAAAGCCAAAAACTTGACAACTTGTATGAGAAGTGCAAACAGATGATTGGAAACAAGAACCTGGAGTACCCTTTGGTAGAAATTATAACTATGGATCATGTGGTGGCATTGGAGAATTGCTCAGTTTCTACTCCAACTAGTCCACGTTCATCACCAACCCCTCCGATGTTATCGAACCGGCTTACTAGTTCAAGCAAGTCTCAACAAGTACTTGGAATGAATGCAAGTGATGTAACACTTTTCTCATGGACAATGGAGACCAAAATAAGCAAGGTATGGGTTGTGTTTGAAGATGAAAATGATCTCTCTCTCACCTCAGTCAAGTAA